A region from the Rosa rugosa chromosome 6, drRosRugo1.1, whole genome shotgun sequence genome encodes:
- the LOC133716444 gene encoding protein Rf1, mitochondrial-like — translation MADTPNSSDEDLKKHLMKVYEDVTKDCEDKELRTIFDWIVDYDALNANAIHMFSSLADCGFCDEARELFKPHSEQTTLPEVAVFTMVIMAYAANGKTKDAHKVYQQMISSGVTPTAYTYTLIICGMAKDFSDSNFVGYAKKYFLEMLDRGMKPQYQPYMYVMDAIAYREPVEEAKKFLEQIKAKGFIPVIDDFQYKENHLTEALQAMKTYADLVVNNNTDKAVQKLFRESHLSPWIERSMEVHKALVDDGNVDEAIELYHTIQQTGVEPLVQIHTSVIKAYLKFGKTKGALEAYLAMLAAGVAPNSYTYTVLIKGLCADPNFFGDAQKYLLEMMDKGKQPNVAAYTAVIEGFVLWEDKTAEEKGKQFVEMMMGKGFVPNAKAMMKVLKGKPTPVIRRVMSIVLSKLKS, via the coding sequence ATGGCTGACACACCTAATTCTAGTGATGAAGACCTCAAGAAACATTTGATGAAGGTTTATGAGGATGTGACCAAAGACTGTGAGGATAAGGAATTGAGAACAATATTTGATTGGATTGTGGACTACGATGCCCTTAATGCAAATGCGATTCATATGTTCAGTTCTCTGGCAGATTGCGGCTTCTGTGATGAAGCGAGAGAGCTCTTTAAGCCTCACTCTGAGCAGACCACACTGCCGGAAGTGGCTGTCTTCACCATGGTGATTATGGCCTACGCCGCCAATGGCAAGACCAAGGATGCTCACAAGGTCTACCAGCAGATGATATCATCTGGTGTCACCCCCACCGCCTACACTTACACTTTAATCATCTGCGGAATGGCAAAAGACTTTTCGGATTCTAATTTCGTCGGGTATGCCAAGAAGTATTTCCTTGAAATGTTGGATAGGGGGATGAAGCCCCAATATCAACCCTACATGTATGTTATGGATGCCATTGCCTACCGAGAGCCAGTGGAGGAGGCCAAGAAGTTCCTTGAGCAGATAAAAGCTAAGGGGTTCATCCCTGTCATCGATGATTTTCAGTACAAAGAAAACCACCTCACAGAAGCATTGCAGGCAATGAAAACGTATGCTGATCTTGTCGTCAACAACAACACTGACAAGGCTGTTCAAAAATTGTTCCGTGAGTCACACCTCTCCCCTTGGATAGAACGGTCGATGGAGGTGCACAAGGCTTTGGTAGATGATGGAAATGTCGACGAGGCCATCGAGCTCTATCATACCATTCAACAGACAGGCGTAGAGCCATTGGTCCAAATCCACACCTCTGTTATTAAAGCCTACCTCAAGTTTGGCAAGACCAAGGGTGCTCTGGAGGCGTATCTGGCCATGTTAGCTGCTGGGGTTGCCCCCAACTCCTACACATACACTGTTTTAATCAAGGGACTCTGTGCTGACCCCAACTTCTTTGGAGATGCCCAGAAGTACTTGCTTGAGATGATGGACAAGGGGAAGCAGCCTAATGTTGCTGCCTATACTGCGGTGATAGAAGGCTTTGTGCTTTGGGAGGACAAGACAGCTGAGGAGAAGGGCAAACAGTTTGTGGAAATGATGATGGGTAAAGGTTTTGTGCCTAATGCGAAGGCTATGATGAAGGTTTTAAAGGGCAAACCAACACCGGTAATTAGAAGGGTCATGAGCATTGTACTTTCCAAGTTGAAGAGCTGA
- the LOC133716445 gene encoding uncharacterized protein LOC133716445 has translation MLTRRIAQGNLTPLDSEIEGTCKSNRKQTRGTSLPIHDTTAGSTSSQGEEEENTPPNSPAHSIHQDEEEPPRLDMALKDAFVPIASESPSCIAYTPPGNQAFSIPVQLLNSLPKYSGTPSEDPNVHIREFLDICKLQTIQNIQPEGLRLLLFPFSLKDDAKRWLYSLPAGIITTWDEMVKKFLKQYFPAQLTKRLRREIQNFTQKDGDTLYETWEEFQELQRKCPHHNFSLNDLVQFFYDGLDIANRGSVDSACGGTFMNKTGQEAYNLIDDLADNNRQFYTRDKRTRGRGVYEVDSRNQMVAVERKIDMLMNALGNGIKETPQVCSICSYSDHTTDRCPMSAMSEEQVNYMGQQRPKYDPYSNTYNPGWKDHPNFRWGGNDDVVRPTQGVYNGPPGFQQGARQQVYQQTPPQQSSSKSLEELVKEMTLNTASFQKDTAAFIQRTEIQFQKQDALAQQHGQAIKNLERQVGQLATVMQTRPPGTLPSTTIQNPKDGSMAELNSITLRSGRQLEEVSGHQRTSKKDQEEKEEQRNTKEEKKIIAGEKTIDLTGADQNVHVFSPPKVKDPTPPKLVTSCIPFPRRFMSSKKDQEEKDVLETFRKVQVNIPLLDAIKQIPRYAKFLKELCSNKRKYKEKETVALSEEVSAVLLRKLPPKY, from the coding sequence ATGCTTACTCGTAGAATTGCTCAAGGCAATCTTACCCCCTTGGATTCAGAGATAGAAGGCACTTGCAAGTCGAATAGGAAGCAAACGAGGGGAACTAGTTTGCCAATTCACGACACAACGGCGGGTTCTACTTCCTCAcaaggggaggaggaggagaacacACCACCAAACTCACCTGCGCATTCAATTCACCAGGACGAAGAGGAACCCCCAAGACTCGACATGGCATTGAAGGATGCTTTTGTTCCGATAGCTTCGGAATCCCCCTCATGCATAGCTTACACACCACCGGGCAATCAAGCCTTCTCCATTCCTGTGCAGCTCCTTAACTCGTTGCCTAAGTACTCTGGCACACCATCTGAGGATCCTAATGTTCACATTAGGGAATTCTTAGATATTTGCAAGCTGCAAACCATTCAGAACATCCAACCAGAAGGACTCAGGTTACTTCtatttcccttttctttaaAAGATGATGCAAAACGTTGGTTGTACTCGTTACCTGCAGGTATCATCACAACTTGGGATGAAATGGTTAAGAAGTTTTTGAAACAATATTTCCCCGCTCAACTGACAAAACGACTAAGGAGGGAGATTCAAAACTTCACTCAAAAGGATGGAGATACACTATATGAGACATGGGAGGAATTTCAGGAGTTGCAGAGGAAGTGTCCCCATCACAACTTCAGTCTGAATGACCTTGTCCAATTTTTCTATGATGGATTGGACATAGCTAATAGGGGCAGCGTTGATTCTGCGTGTGGAGGGACTTTCATGAATAAAACCGGTCAAGAAGCATATAATCTGATTGATGATTTGGCCGACAACAATAGACAATTCTACACAAGGGATAAACGTACAAGAGGACGAGGAGTGTATGAAGTCGATTCAAGGAACCAAATGGTGGCTGTGGAAAGAAAGATTGACATGTTAATGAATGCCTTAGGCAATGGCATTAAGGAAACACCTCAGGTATGCTCTATTTGTTCTTATTCTGATCATACTACTGATAGATGTCCTATGTCTGCTATGTCTGAGGAACAGGTGAATTACATGGGGCAACAAAGGCCCAAATATGACCCTTACTCGAACACGTACAATCCGGGATGGAAGGATCACCCAAACTTCCGTTGGGGCGGTAATGACGACGTGGTTCGACCTACTCAAGGCGTCTACAATGGACCACCTGGATTCCAACAAGGGGCTAGGCAGCAAGTCTATCAACAAACTCCTCCTCAACAATCCTCAAGCAAGTCCTTGGAAGAACTAGTGAAGGAGATGACTCTGAACACCGCATCTTTCCAAAAGGACACCGCAGCTTTCATCCAAAGGACTGAGATTCAGTTTCAAAAGCAAGATGCCTTAGCTCAGCAACATGGACAAGCTATTAAGAACTTGGAAAGGCAAGTTGGGCAACTTGCAACGGTGATGCAAACTAGACCTCCTGGCACCCTCCCTAGCACAACCATTCAAAATCCTAAGGATGGGAGCATGGCTGAGCTCAATTCAATCACTTTAAGGAGTGGTAGACAATTGGAAGAAGTCTCTGGGCACCAAAGAACATCCAAGAAAGATCAAGAAGAGAAGGAGGAGCAAAGAAATACAAAGGAGGAAAAGAAAATCATCGCTGGTGAaaaaacgatcgatctcacGGGGGCTGATCAGAATGTTCATGTTTTTTCCCCTCCAAAGGTAAAAGATCCTACTCCTCCTAAGTTGGTTACTTCATGTATTCCTTTTCCTCGCAGGTTCATGAGCTCTAAGAAAGATCAAGAAGAGAAGGATGTCTTGGAAACTTTCCGTAAAGTCCAAGTTAACATACCTCTCTTGGATGCTATAAAGCAAATACCGCGATATGCTAAATTTCTTAAGGAGTTGTGCTCTAACAAACGGAAGTACAAGGAGAAGGAAACTGTTGCTTTAAGTGAAGAAGTGTCCGCTGTACTTTTGAGAAAGTTACCTCCAAAATATTGA